In Sander vitreus isolate 19-12246 chromosome 7, sanVit1, whole genome shotgun sequence, a genomic segment contains:
- the wnt7ab gene encoding protein Wnt-7a has translation MSRRTRRWILRVLLCLGIVYLKIGGFSSVVALGASIICNKIPGLAPRQRIICQSRPDAIIVIGEGAQMGINECQFQFKNGRWNCSALGERTVFGKELKVGSKEAAFTYAIIAAGVAHAITAACTQGNLSDCSCDKEKQGFYSKDQGWKWGGCSADISYGLGFSKVFIDAREVKQNARTLMNLHNNEVGRKVLEKSMRLECKCHGVSGSCTTKTCWTTLPKFRELGYILKEKYAHAVHVEPIKASRNKRPKFLKIKKPYSYRKPMDTDLVYIDKSPNYCEADLVTGSLGTQGRVCNKTMMQHISGCDLMCCGRGYNTHQYSRVWQCNCKFLWCCYVKCNTCSERTEVYTCK, from the exons ATGAGTCGGAGAACAAGACGCTGGATTTTAAGAGTTTTACTTTGTCTGggaattgtttatttaaaaattgG TGGCTTCTCGTCGGTGGTGGCCCTAGGTGCGAGCATAATCTGTAACAAGATCCCCGGTTTGGCCCCCAGACAACGGATTATCTGCCAGAGTCGCCCCGATGCCATTATCGTCATCGGAGAGGGAGCCCAAATGGGCATCAACGAGTGTCAGTTTCAGTTCAAAAACGGGCGCTGGAACTGCTCTGCGCTTGGAGAGAGGACAGTCTTCGGAAAAGAGTTGAAAGTGG GCAGTAAAGAGGCTGCGTTCACCTACGCCATTATTGCAGCAGGGGTGGCCCATGCCATTACAGCCGCCTGTACACAGGGTAACCTGAGTGACTGTAGCTGTGATAAGGAGAAGCAGGGTTTCTACAGTAAAGACCAGGGCTGGAAGTGGGGAGGCTGCTCGGCAGACATCAGCTACGGCCTGGGCTTCTCCAAAGTATTTATCGACGCTCGGGAAGTCAAACAGAATGCAAGGACACTAATGAACCTCCATAATAATGAGGTGGGACGTAAG gtCCTGGAGAAGAGCATGCGACTGGAATGCAAGTGTCATGGTGTCTCAGGCTCCTGCACGACCAAAACCTGCTGGACTACACTTCCCAAGTTCCGCGAGCTCGGCTACATTCTCAAGGAGAAATATGCCCATGCTGTGCACGTGGAGCCAATCAAAGCCAGCCGCAACAAGCGCCCTAAATTCCTCAAGATCAAGAAGCCTTACTCTTACCGGAAGCCCATGGATACAGACCTGGTGTACATAGACAAGTCGCCTAACTACTGTGAGGCGGACCTTGTGACGGGGAGCTTGGGGACACAGGGCAGGGTGTGTAACAAGACTATGATGCAGCACATCAGCGGCTGTGACTTGATGTGCTGCGGCCGGGGATACAACACACACCAGTACTCCCGCGTCTGGCAGTGCAACTGCAAGTTCCTGTGGTGCTGCTACGTTAAATGCAACACCTGCAGTGAGAGGACAGAGGTGTACACATGCAAATGA
- the fbxw12 gene encoding F-box/WD repeat-containing protein 12, whose amino-acid sequence MDLHHPHLIGDCLIHIFTFLPEEDLINASCVCKEWNEAAETPWLWRRMCLQSWGFCNLAVLGSEHGNQSWKRYFLRRCHLEMKMTEGRSGGYTCKSLRGHTGKVVGLVYLQGNSAQRPDLWSRSATVCSASTDGTVRAWDIQTAELLWCSPVQSPLTVIVSDEKHDVVITADSTGLIKTWQGQTGHELASFTTASPHCTILQYNINNNWFLTVGTSQGSVCTLADLALTQKSSVMVCDTFKVNTLLVSPDKKWITAGTKDNDDLSPKVIYTESLTSPCEDEDPLCQSVPVSGCQAAVFIPTQPARLAIIHHNQRPNNKALTVFDVSIKKTKYKSEIQVQQVESFPLTLNTGSSHILLEAKDSNCLVLAAAQELWVYSLKGALLASFKEHTMPISSISVDSFRVVTASQDLSLRVLTWKNDRDHRLTLESRYHLLGGSHTMSRGFTHVACDYSSIVASAEGIDGKDVLKAYSFMS is encoded by the exons ATGGATCTTCATCACCCGCACTTGATTGGTGATTGCcttattcatatttttacatTCCTGCCCGAGGAAGATTTAATAAATGCCTCCTGTGTGTGTAAG GAATGGAATGAAGCTGCAGAGACTCCTTGGTTATGGAG GAGGATGTGTCTGCAGAGCTGGGGTTTCTGTAACCTTGCTGTTTTGGGGAGTGAACACGGGAATCAATCATGGAAGAGATACTTCCTGCGACGTTGCCATTTAGAGATGAAGATGACGGAAGGGAGGTCAGGAGGTTACACCTGCAAAAGCCTCAGAGGACACACAG GCAAGGTGGTGGGGTTGGTGTACCTGCAGGGGAATTCAGCTCAGCGTCCTGACCTCTGGAGCAGAAGTGCCACAGTGTGCAGCGCCTCTACTGATGGAACAGTCCGAGCATGGGACATCCAAACT gCTGAACTCCTGTGGTGCAGTCCTGTGCAGAGTCCTTTAACAGTGATTGTAAGTGATGAAAAGCATGATGTTGTGATCACAGCAGACTCCACAGGCCTCATCAAGACCTGGCAGGGTCAGACCGGCCATGAGTTGGCTTCCTTTACTACTGCATCTCCACACTGTACAATACTACAGTACAATATCAACAACAATTGGTTTCTGACT GTTGGAACCAGTCAGGGATCTGTGTGTACACTAGCTGATTTAGCTTTGACTCAAAAGTCCAGCGTCATGGTGTGTGACACATTTAAAGTCAACACACTCCTAGTTTCACCTGACAAGAAATGGATCACTGCTGGAACCAAGGACAATGATGATTTAAGTCCAAAG GTGATTTACACAGAGAGTTTGACCTCACCGTGTGAGGACGAAGATCCTCTGTGCCAATCTGTGCCAGTCTCCGGCTGCCAGGCTGCTGTCTTCATACCCACCCAGCCTGCCAGACTGGCCATCATCCACCACAACCAGCGCCCAAACAACAAAGCCCTCACTGTCTTCGATGtcagcattaaaaaaactaaGTACAAGTCAGAGATCCAGG TCCAGCAGGTGGAGTCCTTCCCCTTGACACTGAACACCGGTTCCTCACACATCCTTCTCGAGGCCAAGGACAGCAACTGCTTAGTGTTGGCAGCTGCTCAGGAGCTATGGGTCTACTCTTTGAAAGGAGCCCTGCTTGCTAGCTTTAAAGAGCATACTATGCCAATTTCTTCTATATCTGTT GACAGCTTTCGTGTGGTGACAGCATCTCAGGACCTCTCCTTACGAGTGTTGACATGGAAAAATGACCGAGACCACAGGTTGACCCTGGAGAGCCGATACCACTTACTGGGAGGCTCTCACACAATGTCCAG AGGGTTCACCCATGTTGCTTGTGACTACTCCAGCATCGTGGCCTCAGCAGAAGGGATAGACGGGAAAGATGTCTTAAAAGCGTATTCTTTCATGTCATGA
- the ptpdc1b gene encoding protein tyrosine phosphatase domain-containing protein 1 translates to MKTLAPRAKYTIVGEAIRYVIPEHMQCSIGCGGQACKYDNPSYWSDNQQAIKGLYSSWVSDYFLAMSRPSTEIIEKYNIIDQFKRNGIKTVINLQIPGEHASCGNPLEPESGFSYRPEVFMENNIYFYNFGWSDYGVANLTTVLDIVQVMAFALQEGKIAIHCHAGLGRTGVLLACFLAYATRMTPNQAILYVRAKRPNSIQTRGQLRCVRHFVQFLAPLRSVFSCVEPRFNPVTLSQYLNRQRHILHGNERKELRYLPKIVQLVSRLLLDIAENRQVIEEDIIEAPDIDDIEMTLSIIEKMGPELLTKEPRLPGVPTLPRHFHEPPIFYHRKSLSYSESDLRRLGSQLNLLTQPPGSMSQSSIEMSLSPFEATSGISHSLTGSLWQIKNVEDGSVLLKKVKRKTIQRSESVGNNESTKYSGMLSRWKAEQSEELVMNGMKPQNRGVEQSEKSEVPFITLQSELSLDARRLLVAQALAVDLFLDGEEEHKNYVLAWQAELNQGGGWERLCMERDPFILTGLMWAWLEQLKEPVISIQEAKAFNANNTDAQTVLNTLDQASKQTLTCILNCMAHMMAIPEEVENAFLNRTIKAFTWIQNNSEDGSKVYESMTTALRCVLEDMRSGVIEADETPMYPFSLR, encoded by the exons ATGAAAACTTT AGCCCCCAGGGCAAAGTACACAATAGTAGGAGAAGCTATACGTTATGTTATTCCTGAACATATGCAATGCTCAATCGGCTGTGGAGGTCAAGCCTGCAAGTATGACAACCCAAGTTATTGGAGTGATAACCAACAGGCCATAAAAGGCCTCTACTCATCCTG GgtttctgattattttctcgctATGTCCAGACCCTCAACAGAAATCATTGAGAAGTATAACATCATTGATCAATTCAAAAG GAATGGTATTAAAACAGTGATCAACCTACAGATACCTGGTGAACATGCCAGCTGCGGAAACCCTCTGGAGCCAGAGAGCGGCTTCTCATACCGCCCAGAGGTCTTCATGGAAAACAACA TTTATTTCTACAATTTTGGCTGGAGTGACTATGGAGTGGCCAACCTCACCACTGTGCTGGACATAGTGCAAGTCATGGCCTTCGCACTGCAGGAGGGAAAGATAGCAATCCACTGTCACGCTGGTCTTGGCAGAACAG GTGTGCTGTTAGCATGCTTCTTGGCCTATGCTACCAGGATGACTCCAAACCAGGCTATTTTATATGTACGTGCTAAACGCCCCAATTCCATCCAGACCCGAGGTCAGCTGCGTTGTGTCAGACATTTTGTCCAGTTCCTTGCCCCTTTGAGGAGTGTGTTTTCCTGTGTTGAGCCTCGATTCAACCCAGTCACCCTGTCCCAGTACCTGAACCGCCAGAGACACATATTGCATGGCAATGAGAGGAAGGAGCTGAGGTACCTCCCAAAGATTGTCCAGCTTGTGTCTAGGCTGCTGTTGGACATTGCAGAGAATCGACAGGTAATTGAGGAAGACATAATTGAGGCCCCTGATATTGATGACATAGAGATGACTCTCAGCATCATTGAGAAGATGGGCCCTGAGTTATTAACAAAGGAGCCCCGCTTGCCAGGTGTCCCCACATTACCCAGACATTTCCACGAGCCACCCATCTTCTACCATCGCAAAAGTCTGAGCTACAGTGAGTCCGACCTGAGACGACTGGGATCACAGCTCAACCTCCTCACACAACCTCCAGGCTCCATGTCACAGAGTAGTATTGAGATGTCTCTTTCCCCATTTGAGGCCACTTCTGGCATTTCACACAGTCTAACAGGCTCACTCTGGCAAATCAAGAATGTAGAAGATGGATCCGTTCTGCTGAAGAAAGTGAAGCGGAAAACCATTCAACGTAGTGAGTCAGTGGGAAACAATGAATCTACCAAATACAGTGGCATGTTGTCCAGGTGGAAGGCAGAGCAGAGTGAAGAGTTAGTAATGAATGGGATGAAGCCTCAAAACAGAGGAGTGGAGCAATCGGAGAAGTCAGAGGTGCCCTTTATTACCCTGCAGTCAGAGTTGTCCCTGGACGCCAGGAGGTTGCTCGTGGCACAGGCCCTGGCAGTGGACCTTTTTCTTGATGGAGAGGAAGAGCACAAAAACTATGTCTTGGCCTGGCAG GCAGAACTGAACCAAGGCGGTGGCTGGGAAAGGCTGTGTATGGAGCGGGATCCCTTTATCCTCACTGGGCTTATGTGGGCATGGCTGGAGCAGCTTAAAGAGCCAGTCATCTCCATCCAGGAAGCTAAAGCCTTCAACGCCAACAACACTGATGCTCAAACTGTCCTCAACACACTTGACCAG GCCTCTAAACAAACATTAACATGCATACTAAATTGTATGGCTCATATGATGGCAATACCAGAAGAGGTTGAAAATGCTTTCCTGAATCGTACAATCAAAGCTTTTACATGG ATCCAAAATAACTCAGAGGATGGAAGCAAAGTGTACGAATCCATGACTACAGCCCTGCGATGTGTCCTTGAGGACATGAGATCTGGGGTCATCGAAGCAGATGAGACGCCAATGTATCCCTTCTCTTTAAGATAG